One genomic window of Arachis stenosperma cultivar V10309 chromosome 10, arast.V10309.gnm1.PFL2, whole genome shotgun sequence includes the following:
- the LOC130954198 gene encoding putative multidrug resistance protein — protein sequence MGKKGGLFRYADGVDKLLLLFGTMGCIGDGLQTPITMFVFGSLIDDYARGSGDSVPKHIIDKYALKLLYISIGVAVCAFVEAVCWTRSAERQSCRMRIEYLKSVLKQDVGFFDKQTDSDSSKTFQVISTITSDAQTIQDTMADKIPNCLVHLSAFFSSFIVGLFLSWRLVIAAFPFSIMMIMPAIIFGKAMKDLGEKMKDAYGIAGSIAEQAISSVRTVYSYVAEKETLKRYSSALERSMELGIKLGRTKGVVVGSFGLLYATWAFQSWVGSVVVRTKGERGGLVFAAQICMIWGGLSLMNALPNLTFIVEAKVATTRIFQMIEQIPIINSHKQKGRILSHVRGEITFTKIDFTYPSRPDTPILQGLDLKFPACKTIGLVGGSGSGKSTIISLIERFYDPLYGEILLDGHDIKRLELKWLRSQMGLVNQEPILFATSIRENIMFGKEGASMEAVINAAKAANAHGFIVKLPSGYETQVGQLGTQLSGGQKQRIAIARALIRNPKILLLDEATSALDSESERIVQEALDLASRGRTTIIVAHRLSTIRNADSIVVLQSGRVVESGSHVELLKLNNGQGGAYSKMLKLQQTNQNEDSTLNDVSKSPQVMSYLTSPRSMPGTPTHHSFTSPTPIYSISVLGSPFDDYTENSEISSKASFSQWRLIRMNSPEWKYALIGCLGAIGSGICQPFYSYCLGFIASIYFITDHSRIVSKIRLYSSIFCIIAVVNFISGLIQHSSFAIMGEKLLKRVRENLLEKILTFEIGWFDQEDNTSAAICARLALDANLVRSLVAERMSLLVQVFVTATLAFALGLYVSWKVAMVMIAMQPLIIACFYSKFMLMKSMSGKARKAQSEGSQLAMEATINHRTIAAFSSEKRVLNLFKNSMKGPHLETVKQSWISAAILSLSQFITTASITLTFWYGGLLLNKKMVNSNDLLQVFLILMGTGRQIAETVSMTSDIAKSGKAVSSIFAILDRKTEIEPEDPRLMKFRKNNNIKGHVKLKDVFFSYPSRPEQMILKGLSLEIEAGKTIALVGQSGSGKSTIIGLIERFYDPINGSIFIDGCDIREFDLRSLRLHIALVSQEPTLFGGTIRDNIVYGKIDASEDEIRKAVRLANAHEFISSMRDGYDTYCGERGVQLSGGQKQRIAIARAILKNPSILLMDEATSALDSVSENLVQDSLEKMMVGRTCVVIAHRLSTIQNVDTIAVIKNGKLVEQGSHSQLMNVGTKGAYYSMIRLQRGTNSTS from the exons AAGCAGTGTGTTGGACAAGAAGTGCAGAAAGACAAAGTTGTCGCATGAGAATTGAATATCTTAAATCAGTTCTCAAGCAAGATGTTGGCTTCTTTGACAAGCAAACCGATAGTGATTCTTCAAAGACCTTCCAAGTAATTTCTACCATAACTTCTGATGCCCAAACAATCCAAGACACCATGGCTGATAAG ATACCGAACTGTCTAGTTCACCTGTCAGCATTTTTTTCTAGCTTCATAGTAGGACTCTTCCTCTCATGGAGGCTTGTAATAGCTGCATTTCCATTCTCAATAATGATGATCATGCCAGCAATCATATTTGGGAAGGCAATGAAAGATCTTGGGGAGAAAATGAAGGATGCATATGGCATAGCAGGGAGCATAGCGGAACAAGCTATCTCGTCGGTTCGAACGGTTTATTCATATGTTGCCGAGAAAGAAACACTAAAGAGGTATAGCTCTGCTCTTGAAAGGAGTATGGAGCTGGGAATAAAGCTAGGGAGAACAAAGGGCGTTGTAGTTGGTAGCTTTGGGTTGCTTTATGCTACTTGGGCATTTCAATCTTGGGTTGGAAGTGTTGTGGTTAGGACTAAAGGTGAAAGAGGTGGACTTGTGTTTGCTGCTCAAATTTGCATGATTTGGGGAGGACT GTCTCTGATGAATGCACTTCCAAATCTAACTTTCATTGTAGAGGCAAAAGTAGCAACAACCAGAATTTTCCAAATGATTGAGCAAATACCAATCATAAACTCTCACAAACAAAAAGGAAGGATCTTAAGCCATGTGAGAGGAGAAATCACATTCACAAAAATTGACTTCACTTACCCATCACGACCGGACACACCGATTCTCCAAGGACTGGATCTGAAGTTTCCAGCATGTAAAACAATAGGCCTAGTTGGAGGCAGTGGTTCTGGAAAATCCACAATCATCTCTTTGATTGAAAGGTTCTATGATCCTTTATATGGTGAGATATTGCTTGATGGACATGATATAAAGAGGCTTGAGCTTAAGTGGCTAAGGTCACAAATGGGACTTGTTAATCAGGAGCCTATTCTGTTTGCAACATCAATTAGGGAGAATATTATGTTTGGTAAGGAAGGTGCTTCAATGGAAGCTGTTATAAATGCAGCTAAGGCTGCAAATGCACATGGTTTCATTGTTAAACTTCCTAGTGGATACGAAACTCAA GTGGGACAACTTGGGACTCAGTTATCTGGAGGACAAAAGCAAAGAATTGCAATAGCAAGGGCCCTAATTCGCAACCCAAAAATTCTACTCCTTGATGAAGCCACAAGTGCATTGGATTCAGAGTCTGAAAGAATAGTGCAAGAGGCCCTTGATTTGGCTTCAAGAGGCAGAACAACAATCATTGTAGCTCATCGCTTATCGACGATTCGAAATGCTGACTCGATAGTAGTCCTTCAGTCAGGAAGAGTTGTTGAATCTGGCTCCCATGTTGAGCTACTCAAACTTAACAATGGACAAGGTGGTGCTTATAGCAAAATGCTAAAACTACAACAAACAAATCAAAATGAAGATTCAACATTGAATGATGTGAGCAAGAGTCCCCAAGTTATGTCATATTTAACAAGTCCAAGATCAATGCCAGGTACTCCAACTCATCATTCATTCACCTCACCGACACCAATATACTCAATCAGTGTTCTGGGGTCCCCTTTTGATGACTACACTGAGAATTCTGAGATTTCTTCAAAAGCAAGTTTCTCGCAATGGCGTTTGATAAGAATGAATTCCCCTGAGTGGAAGTATGCTCTGATAGGATGCTTAGGTGCTATTGGCTCTGGAATTTGCCAACCTTTttactcttattgccttggattcATTGCTTCTATCTACTTTATAACCGATCACTCGCGCATCGTCTCAAAAATCAGGCTGTACTCATCAATTTTCTGCATCATAGCAGTTGTCAACTTCATATCAGGCCTAATTCAGCACTCGAGCTTCGCCATCATGGGCGAGAAGTTGCTAAAAAGGGTGCGCGAGAATCTGCTAGAGAAAATCCTTACATTTGAAATAGGATGGTTTGATCAAGAAGATAACACCAGTGCAGCCATCTGCGCTCGTTTGGCGTTAGATGCAAACTTGGTCAGGTCTCTTGTAGCAGAAAGAATGTCATTACTAGTTCAAGTATTTGTCACTGCCACCCTGGCTTTCGCACTCGGTTTATATGTCTCATGGAAGGTGGCAATGGTAATGATAGCTATGCAGCCCTTGATCATTGCTTGTTTCTATTCCAAATTCATGCTTATGAAAAGTATGTCAGGTAAAGCAAGAAAGGCTCAAAGTGAAGGTAGTCAATTAGCAATGGAAGCTACCATTAACCATAGAACTATTGCTGCATTTTCATCAGAGAAAAGGGTATTGAATTTGTTCAAAAATTCAATGAAAGGACCTCATTTGGAAACCGTAAAGCAATCATGGATTTCAGCTGCAATTTTGTCATTGTCACAGTTCATAACTACAGCTTCTATAACCTTAACATTTTGGTATGGAGGATTGCTGctaaacaaaaagatggtgaattcAAATGACCTTTTGCAAGTTTTCTTAATACTGATGGGAACTGGAAGACAAATTGCTGAGACAGTAAGCATGACTTCGGACATAGCGAAAAGCGGGAAAGCCGTTAGCTCGATTTTTGCAATTTTGGACAGGAAAACTGAGATTGAACCTGAAGATCCTAGGCTTATGAAGTTCAGAAAGAACAACAACATAAAGGGTCATGTGAAGTTAAAAGATGTGTTCTTTTCATACCCATCAAGGCCAGAACAAATGATCCTAAAGGGTCTTAGTCTTGAAATTGAAGCTGGGAAAACAATTGCATTGGTGGGACAAAGTGGGTCAGGGAAATCCACTATCATTGGACTAATTGAAAGATTTTATGACCCAATTAATGGATCAATATTTATAGATGGTTGTGACATTAGGGAATTTGATTTGAGAAGTTTGAGGTTACATATTGCATTGGTGAGTCAAGAGCCTACACTCTTTGGTGGAACTATACGTGATAACATTGTGTATGGAAAGATTGATGCATCTGAAGATGAAATAAGAAAGGCAGTGCGTCTTGCAAATGCTCATGAGTTTATAAG TTCAATGAGAGATGGATATGACACATACTGTGGAGAAAGAGGAGTGCAGCTTTCAGGAGGACAAAAGCAAAGAATTGCAATTGCCAGAGCAATACTAAAGAACCCATCAATCCTTCTCATGGACGAAGCAACAAGTGCTCTCGACAGCGTTTCAGAGAATCTAGTGCAAGATTCCCTGGAGAAAATGATGGTTGGAAGAACATGTGTGGTTATTGCTCATCGTTTGTCTACAATTCAGAATGTGGACACCATTGCTGTGATCAAGAATGGGAAATTGGTGGAGCAAGGTTCACACTCCCAGTTAATGAATGTTGGAACAAAGGGTGCTTACTACTCCATGATTAGGTTACAACGTGGGACTAACTCTACTAGCTGA